A genomic window from Cotesia glomerata isolate CgM1 linkage group LG7, MPM_Cglom_v2.3, whole genome shotgun sequence includes:
- the LOC123269842 gene encoding uncharacterized protein LOC123269842 yields the protein MMLGANIYSLTRNTEKPIKHYSDYLSMIICENPSFQCYLGGCKNCPGVDELSKILLKCFEDREIENITYKYWISKPRSSLETIIKPTEEFVEKFCSELEILLPHSFIAKEQAQFLKTLKETLKPNEYVIICDFAENYAFVVQNAAAGFHWNNNQATVFPVVIYYKVNNKLEHKSLVIISDSNKHDADAVHVFIEIITDYVKSLPERCNKIYYFSDGAPQQFKNFKNFVNLYYHEDDFDIPAEWHFLRLPMGKVRVMESVVFSNDLQREQVSNSR from the exons ATGATGCTtg gtgcaaatatttattctttgaCAAGGAACACAGAAAAGCCCATTAAACACTACAGCGATTACTTGAGCATGATTATATGTGAAAATCCATCTTTTCAGTGTTATTTAGGTGGATGTAAAAACTGTCCTGGGGTCGATGAGttgagtaaaattttactGAAATGTTTTGAGGACCGGGAAATCGAGaatattacatataaatattggATATCAAAACCGAGAAGTAGTTTAGAAACTATTATTAAGCCTACAGAAGAATttgtggaaaaattttgtagtgAGTTAGAAATTCTTCTACCTCATTCGTTCATTGCTAAGGAGCAAGCCCAATTCTTGAAGACATTGAAAGAAACATTGAAACCAAACGAATACGTTATTATTTGTGATTTTGCAGAAAATTATGCCTTCGTAGTACAAAATGCGGCAGCTGGTTTTCACTGGAATAATAATCAGGCAACAGTTTTTCCAgtcgttatttattataaagtaaataacaAACTTGAACACAAAAGTTTAGTAATTATCTCAGATTCTAACAAACATGATGCCGATGCTGTTCATGTTTTCATCGAAATAATAACTGATTACGTGAAAAGTCTTCCTGAACGTTGTaacaagatttattatttttctgatgGAGCTcctcaacaatttaaaaactttaaaaactttgtaaatttatattaccaCGAAGATGATTTTGATATTCCTGCTGAATGGCATTTTTTGCGACTGCCCATGGGAAAGGTCCGTGTGATGGAATCGGTGGTATTCTCAAACGACTTGCAGCGAGAGCAAGTCTCCAACTCGCGGTAG